One Papio anubis isolate 15944 chromosome 9, Panubis1.0, whole genome shotgun sequence genomic window carries:
- the MLEC gene encoding malectin isoform X2 yields MLGAWTVEGTAVALLRLLLLLLPAIQGPGLGVAGVAGAAGAGLPESVIWAVNAGGEAHVDVHGIHFRKDPLEGRVGRASDYGMKLPILRSNPEDQILYQTERYNEETFGYEVPIKEEGDYVLVLKFAEVYFAQSQQKMYQSFSLIQDWRRKKRKKKKKNMMKGLISKNRPIRTGCSQAPAHPTPMPRTTAASCFPSWWPSESSFQPSSASAGCENK; encoded by the exons ATGCTGGGAGCCTGGACGGTTGAGGGAACCGCTGTGGCGCTCTTGCgactgctgctgttgctgctacCGGCGATCCAGGGACCGGGGCTCGGCGTGGCCGGCGTGGCTGGCGCGGCGGGGGCCGGGCTGCCGGAGAGCGTCATTTGGGCGGTCAACGCGGGCGGAGAGGCGCATGTGGACGTGCACGGGATCCACTTCCGCAAGGACCCTTTGGAAGGCCGGGTGGGCCGAG CCTCAGACTATGGCATGAAACTGCCAATCCTGCGTTCCAACCCTGAGGACCAGATCCTGTATCAAACTGAGCGGTACAATGAGGAGACCTTTGGCTACGAAGTGCCCATCAAAGAGGAGGGGGACTACGTGCTGGTCTTGAAATTTGCCGAGGTCTACTTTGCACAGTCCCAGCAAAAG ATGTACCAAAGCTTCAGCCTCATCCAGGattggagaagaaagaagaggaagaagaagaagaagaatatgaTGAAGGGTCTAATCTCAAAAAACAGACCAATAAGAACCGGGTGCAGTCAGGCCCCCGCACACCCAACCCCTATGCCTCGGACAACAGCAGCCTCATGTTTCCCATCCTGGTGGCCTTCGGAGTCTTCATTCCAaccctcttctgcctctgccggTTGTGAGAACAAATGA
- the MLEC gene encoding malectin isoform X1 produces MLGAWTVEGTAVALLRLLLLLLPAIQGPGLGVAGVAGAAGAGLPESVIWAVNAGGEAHVDVHGIHFRKDPLEGRVGRASDYGMKLPILRSNPEDQILYQTERYNEETFGYEVPIKEEGDYVLVLKFAEVYFAQSQQKVFDVRLNGHVVVKDLDIFDRVGHSTAHDEIIPMSIRKGKLSVQGEVSTFTGKLYIEFVKGYYDNPKVCALYIMAGTVDDVPKLQPHPGLEKKEEEEEEEEYDEGSNLKKQTNKNRVQSGPRTPNPYASDNSSLMFPILVAFGVFIPTLFCLCRL; encoded by the exons ATGCTGGGAGCCTGGACGGTTGAGGGAACCGCTGTGGCGCTCTTGCgactgctgctgttgctgctacCGGCGATCCAGGGACCGGGGCTCGGCGTGGCCGGCGTGGCTGGCGCGGCGGGGGCCGGGCTGCCGGAGAGCGTCATTTGGGCGGTCAACGCGGGCGGAGAGGCGCATGTGGACGTGCACGGGATCCACTTCCGCAAGGACCCTTTGGAAGGCCGGGTGGGCCGAG CCTCAGACTATGGCATGAAACTGCCAATCCTGCGTTCCAACCCTGAGGACCAGATCCTGTATCAAACTGAGCGGTACAATGAGGAGACCTTTGGCTACGAAGTGCCCATCAAAGAGGAGGGGGACTACGTGCTGGTCTTGAAATTTGCCGAGGTCTACTTTGCACAGTCCCAGCAAAAG GTATTTGATGTACGATTGAATGGCCATGTCGTGGTGAAGGACTTGGATATCTTTGATCGTGTTGGGCATAGCACAGCTCACGATGAAATTATACCTATGAGCATCAGAAAGGGGAAGCTGAGTGTCCAGGGCGAGGTGTCCACCTTCACAGGGAAGCTCTACATTGAGTTTGTCAAG GGGTACTATGACAATCCCAAAGTCTGTGCACTCTACATCATGGCTGGGACAGTGGATG ATGTACCAAAGCTTCAGCCTCATCCAGGattggagaagaaagaagaggaagaagaagaagaagaatatgaTGAAGGGTCTAATCTCAAAAAACAGACCAATAAGAACCGGGTGCAGTCAGGCCCCCGCACACCCAACCCCTATGCCTCGGACAACAGCAGCCTCATGTTTCCCATCCTGGTGGCCTTCGGAGTCTTCATTCCAaccctcttctgcctctgccggTTGTGA